Within Pseudomonas sp. LBUM920, the genomic segment CCACCAGCTTCATCAAGGTTTTTTCCTGGCAATCGGTCAACGTCAGCTTCATGGGTCGGAAGCGGCTTTCGAAAATCTGCACCTTGTGGCCGTTCTTCTTCGCTTCTTCTTCAGTCAGGCCGACAGTGCCAATGTTTGGGAGGCTGAACACCGCTGTCGGGATCATCGAGTAATCCACCGGGCGGTATTGCTCGGGCTTGAACAGACGACGTGCCACCGCCATGCCTTCAGCCAGAGCCACCGGCGTCAATTGCACGCGACCGATCACATCGCCGATCGCCAGGATTGACGACTCAGCGGTCTGGTACAGGTCATCCACCTCAACGAAGCCGCGCTCGTCCAGCTTGACGCCGGTATTTTCAAGGCCCAGGTTGTCCAGCATCGGGCGGCGGCCAGTGGCGTAGAACACGCAATCGGCCTCCAACACGCGGCCGTCTTTGAGGGTGGCCTTGAGGCTGCCATCGGCTTGCTTGTCGATACGCTCGATGTCAGCGTTGAACTGCAGGTCGAGGCCGCGCTTGGTCAGCTCTTCCTTCAGATGGGTACGCACTGAACCGTCGAAACCGCGCAGGAACAGATCGCCGCGATACAGCAGCTTAGTCTGCGCGCCCAAACCATGGAAAATGCCCGCGAACTCAACGGCAATGTAACCACCGCCCACCACCAGTACACGCTTGGGGAGCGCCTTAAGGAAGAATGCTTCATTGGAACCAATGGCGTGTTCGCGCCCTGGAATCTCTGGAATCTGTGGCCACCCACCTGTCGCGATCAGGATGTGCTTGGCGGTGAAACGTTCGCCATTGATCTCTACCTGGTGCGGATCCACCAGACGCGCATGCCCTTCATGCAGGGTCACACCGCTGTTGACCAGCAGGTTGCGATAGATGCCATTGAGGCGGTTGATTTCGCGATCCTTGTTGGCGATCAGGGTCGCCCAATCAAAGTCAGCCTCCCCCAGTGACCAGCCGAAACCGCTCGCTTGCTCGAAGTCTTCGGCGAAATGCGCACCGTACACCAACAGTTTT encodes:
- the gorA gene encoding glutathione-disulfide reductase; this encodes MAYDFDLYVIGAGSGGVRAARFAAGYGAKVAVAESRYLGGTCVNVGCVPKKLLVYGAHFAEDFEQASGFGWSLGEADFDWATLIANKDREINRLNGIYRNLLVNSGVTLHEGHARLVDPHQVEINGERFTAKHILIATGGWPQIPEIPGREHAIGSNEAFFLKALPKRVLVVGGGYIAVEFAGIFHGLGAQTKLLYRGDLFLRGFDGSVRTHLKEELTKRGLDLQFNADIERIDKQADGSLKATLKDGRVLEADCVFYATGRRPMLDNLGLENTGVKLDERGFVEVDDLYQTAESSILAIGDVIGRVQLTPVALAEGMAVARRLFKPEQYRPVDYSMIPTAVFSLPNIGTVGLTEEEAKKNGHKVQIFESRFRPMKLTLTDCQEKTLMKLVVDADTDKVLGCHMVGPDAGEIVQGLAIALKAGATKQHFDETIGVHPTAAEEFVTMRTPVAD